The Natrinema pellirubrum DSM 15624 region GTTGAACGAAGCGATCGGGACACGTGACGATATCCGGTTCGTCGTCGCACGCCACGAAACCGCCGTATCCCATCAAGCGTGGGGGTACGCGGAAACGAGCGGCACGCCGGCGGCGACGGCTGTCGTTCCCGGGCCGGGCGACATGAACGCGATGAACGGGCTGAAAAACGCACTCAACGATTGTACCCCGCTCGTTCATATCGCCGTCGAGACCGAACCCGAGGTTCGCGGGGGCGGTGGAATCCACGAGACGCCACCGGAAACCTACGATACCGTCGTCAAGGAGAACCTGCTCGTCGAACGACCGGAAAGCACGGCCGCGATCGTCGAGGAAGCTATCGCGATCGCTGAGACGCCGCCCAAGGGGCCGGTCCGGATCGGAATCCCGAAGAACTTCTTGACGATGGACGTTCCCCTGGCGACACCCGGAGAGTACAACCGAGAGTACGTCGAGAACGCCGCCGAATCGGATATCGAGGCGGCTGCGACGCTGCTGGCCGAGGCGACGATGCCAGTGATCCTTGCCGGCGGTGGCGTCCGTGCCGCGAACGCGAGCGACTCGCTTCGACGACTGGCTGACCGGCTCGAGGCACCCGTCGTGACGACGTACAAGGGCAAGGGCGTTCTCCCCGACGATCCCGACGGGTACGTCGCCGGAACGCTTTCGGGCAGTGCGTCCCCCGAACTCCTCGATTGTCTCGCCACCGCCGACGCCGCACTGGCGGTCGGGACGGACTTCGACGCGGTCGCGACCCGGACCTGGAGCGTCGAACTGCCCGATGACCTCGTCCACGTGACCCTCGATGCCGACGATCTCGGGAACGGCTACGATCCCACGGTCGGCATCATCGCCGATGCCGGGGTGGCGCTCTCGGAACTCGAGGCCGCGCTCGCGGACCGACCGATCCGTGCCAGCGACGGGACGGAGCGGGCGATGGCGGTCCGGGAAGCGACGAGCGACCGCCTCGACGAACTCCGTGGCTCGTCGCCACCGTTGACGTCAGTGAGCGCACTCGAGAGCGTCCGGGACGCCATTCCACAGGACACGGTCGTCTCCGTCGACGCCGGTGGGTTTCGCGTCTGGGCGCTCAACGTCTTTGCGGCGGCCGGTCCACGGTCGTACGTCAACCCGGGATCGTGGGCGACGATGGGAACCGGTCTCCCGGCAGGAATCGGCGCACAGCTCGCCAATCCCGACGACGACGTCGTCGTTCTCACCGGCGACGGCGGCCTCATGATGTGCATCCACGAACTCCACACGGCCGTCGCGGA contains the following coding sequences:
- a CDS encoding thiamine pyrophosphate-binding protein, producing the protein MDVNRAVIERLTSNGIDTMFGIPGKQTLPLNEAIGTRDDIRFVVARHETAVSHQAWGYAETSGTPAATAVVPGPGDMNAMNGLKNALNDCTPLVHIAVETEPEVRGGGGIHETPPETYDTVVKENLLVERPESTAAIVEEAIAIAETPPKGPVRIGIPKNFLTMDVPLATPGEYNREYVENAAESDIEAAATLLAEATMPVILAGGGVRAANASDSLRRLADRLEAPVVTTYKGKGVLPDDPDGYVAGTLSGSASPELLDCLATADAALAVGTDFDAVATRTWSVELPDDLVHVTLDADDLGNGYDPTVGIIADAGVALSELEAALADRPIRASDGTERAMAVREATSDRLDELRGSSPPLTSVSALESVRDAIPQDTVVSVDAGGFRVWALNVFAAAGPRSYVNPGSWATMGTGLPAGIGAQLANPDDDVVVLTGDGGLMMCIHELHTAVAENVPITVVVFTNEDYAIISDQAGRDYDLSDREYNWSDAPISFTSLAESMGMRSECVEDPDEIRSTVGSAAVADEPVLVQIPTDPSEPQASDWMRTE